The following are from one region of the Sorghum bicolor cultivar BTx623 chromosome 2, Sorghum_bicolor_NCBIv3, whole genome shotgun sequence genome:
- the LOC8063460 gene encoding 11 kDa late embryogenesis abundant protein, with the protein MQGGRSASAVEAAKEAAANVGASAWAGKEKTKAVVQEKAAKARAHDPAEKAAADARMQERVREVEAVKQDAMRHNAAAKERATAAQHHPTPIGVGAASATAPAAGAGASAGAPLGTTETGVAAKPTGGGVQRDAAGFHGTDGVPPPTGMAGAHYT; encoded by the coding sequence ATGCAGGGCGGCAGGAGCGCGAGCGCGGTGGAGGCCGccaaggaggcggcggcgaacGTGGGCGCATCGGCGTGGGCCGGCAAGGAGAAGACCAAGGCCGTCGTGCAGGAGAAGGCGGCCAAGGCGAGGGCGCACGACCCCGCGGAGAAGGCGGCGGCCGACGCCAGGATGCAGGAGCGCGTGCGCGAGGTGGAGGCCGTCAAGCAGGACGCCATGCGCCACAACGCCGCCGCCAAGGAGCGTGCCACGGCCGCACAGCACCACCCGACGCCAATCGGCGTTGGGGCCGCCTCCGCGACGGCGCCTGCTGCTGGTGCCGGTGCCAGTGCCGGTGCGCCGCTTGGTACCACCGAGACGGGCGTAGCAGCGAAGCcgaccggcggcggcgtccaACGTGACGCAGCTGGCTTCCACGGGACCGACGGTGTCCCACCGCCGACCGGCATGGCCGGTGCCCACTACACCTGA